The genomic stretch TAGAGCAGCAGGAATAACAGACAGGCAAAGTAAATATTTATTATTAAGCAATCGAGTAAATCTGAACCCAGAGCAGATTGATAAATTAGAATTGACCTTAAAAAAATCAGAATGTTTGAGAATTGCGTATGAGATGAAAGAAAAATTTAGAGAAATATATGAAACCCATTTGACGGTAAAAAAAGGACAGAAAAAACTCAAGCAATGGCTAAATCATGCACAAGTATTTTTGAGAGAATTCGCATCAACAATTGAGAATCATTTTGAGGGAATTTGTAACTACTTTATTCATCGCACAACAAGTGGGGTCATGTCAGGTATCAACAATCGAATTAAGTTGATAATGCGGCAAGGATATGGCTTTTCTAATTTGAATAATTTCAAGAATCGTGTATTAGCTTGCTTTTCTGATTAGATAAGTTTATAACCATAAGTTCAGGAGAGCCCATTAGTGAAAGCTATTTTAATCAATGGATTAGGATTTGTATCAAGACCTTTATATTTATTTAGCCAGTTTTTTGAAGACAAAGGAATCGAAACCTTGTTAGGTGCGGGCATAAAAGCGGATTATATAAATGACGATAAAATTGGCAGAGTCATGGATAAATTATATAAACATGGATTGAACAAGATATTTATGGAAATTGTATGATCTGTGATTAAGAAGTTTCAAATAAATCTAAAGTATGCTCACTTAGATGCTACATCATTCCATCTACATGGGGAATACAAAAAGCCCCAAAATCCAAATAAAGAAACAGAAATAATCAAGTCAATCCCCATAAATATAACCTTCATGATATTCTCGCGATCATAGACCTGACTTGAAACAAGTTCTATGTGATTTAATTGTAAATAGTGAAGGCTTGCCATTATTTACAAGAGCTGGAGATGGAAATGAAGCGGACAAAGCCGTATTCGGAAAAATATTAGTAGAGTTCAAAAATCAGATAAATATTGACAGTATCATGGTCTGTGACAGTGCATTATATAGTCAATAAAATATCCAGTTAATCAAAGATACGAAATGGATAAGTAGAGTACCCAAGACCATAAAAAAAGCCCAATAATTAGTACAGTCATCAGAGATGCCAGAGATAGACACATTAGAAAGAGCCAGAACAAAAGCCCTCAAATTAGACGGATATAAATGGAAAGAGGAAATAGTAAATTATGCGGGAATCAAACAAACTTGGCTAATAGTAGAAAGCCGAGAAAGAAAAGAAAGTGATTTAAGGCAACTCGAAAAAAAGATAGAAAAGGCTAAGGAGCGAGCTGAAAAAATGCTCAAGGAATTAAGAAAATAAAAATTTAATAGTGCCGAGTCAGCTCAAGATCAACTAAAAAGTATCAACAAAAATCTGAAGCTATTTGAAATCAAAGAAATTCAGGTAAGTTCTGGAAACCAATCAAAAGATAGTCAGACTATTTGTCAAATAGAAGGAGTGATTCACCAAAAAGATTCAGAGATAGAAATCCTCATAAAATCAGCAGGAAGATTTATTTTAGCCACCAACCTAGTTGATGATGAGAAGTTAGAACCATCAGAAATTCTGAGCAATTAGAAAAATCAACAGTAAGAGCGAGAGAGGATTTCGATTTCTGAAAGCTCCCTTGTTTTTCGCGGATAGTTTTTTTGTATAAACCCCAAAAAGAGTTGAGACCATGTTATGTTTAATGTCTCTGTCCTTGTTGGTTTATAGTCTCGGTCAACGGCAACTTAGAAATCAATTAAAAGCAGCTAAAACTGGCATCAAAAATCAACTAGGAAAATCAACAGAGCTGCCCACGTTAAGATGGATATTTCAAGGTTTTCAAGGAATTCATATTTTGACTTTAAATGGGGTAAATCAAATTGTTAATTTAACAGATGAACGCCATTTTATTTTGAATAATTTGCCGTCATCTTGTCAAAAATATTATCTACTTTCTTAACCGTAACAACCAAACATCCTCTAACCCAAAATTATCATCATCAGGGGAATTAATTATTCCTCAATTTTTTAGTGCTTTACATAAACTATTTTATGAGTCAAAGATTTAAGATTTGATTATTTCTCTTCTTTCAGCAGATGGGGTCAAGTATTTTTTCTTAATTATCGTAATTTTTGGCTTTTTGGGGATTGTATTTTATCGTATTTCAATTTGAAGTGCGGAATGTGGGTTGGATGTGCGCGAGGGCTCTGTGCGCGGGGAGTCAGAAACCGGGTTTCTTCCTAAATCTTGGTGGGGATGCTTAAATTATCGCAGAAACCCGGTTTCTTGGATGATAGGCTCTTCGCGCGGGGAGTCAGAAACCGGGTTTCTTCCTAAATCTTGGTGGGGATGCTTAAAATATCGCAGAAACCCGGTTTCTTGGATTATCGCGGGGAGTCAGAAACCGGGTTTTTTCCTAAATCTTGGTGGGGATGCTTAAAATATCGCAGAAACCCGGTTTCTTGGATGTGTGCGGGGAGTCAGAAACCGGGTTTCTTCCTAAATCTTGGTGGGGATGCTGAGATTGTCGCAGAAACCCGGTTTCTTGGATTATCGCGGGGGTTCAGAAACCGGGTTTCTTCCTAAATTTGGGTGGGGATGCTGAGATTGTCGCAGAAACCCAGTTTCTTGGATTTGTACGGGGGTTCAGAAACCGGGTTTCTTCCTAAATTTGGGTGGGGATGCTGAGATTATCGCAGAAACCCGGTTTCTTGGACTACTCCTTTCCTTTAAGCAAGTTAAACAAACTTAAAGTCGCTACGGGAAGGTGTGATGTTGAAGCTCAAATCTGGCACGTTTTTGACTACTGCTAATGTGTCGCCGCCGGAGGTTTGCACCAGAGTGTCATTGCCTTGAGGAGTCAGGCGATACTGATTACGATTGCCGCGCAACTGGATGTAGTCATCGCGGAAGTTGTAATCGACAATAGTCGCCTGACCGGTTCCTAGGTAAAACATTCCCTGGCGTGAGTTTCCTAACACAAAGGTATCCGCCCCCGCTCCACCTTCGAGAGTATCGAAATCGGGGCTATTTCTGCTGGCGTAGCCGTCGAGGTAGTCGTTACCCGCACCACCGTTTAGGTAATCGTTACCGGCTTCGCCATAGAGGGTGTCGTTGCCGGCGTTACCAATCAAGGTGTCGTTGGTGTTTTGCGCGTTGAGGATGTCATTCCCCGAACCGCCCGTGAAAACTTTGCCTCCTGAAGATGAGGGTGGAAGGGTAACACCGCCTCCGTTATTGCCCTGGTTTTTCCACTCCGAATAAGCTTGCAGGGGACTCATCGAATTGTTCAGTACAAAATCACGGCTTTGAGATGGAATTCCACCAATATAGCTAGTAAATAAACCATTAGCACCACGATTGTGTACCTCTATGTGAAAATGGGAGTTAGTGCCTTGGTTTTTGACTGTGCCGATCGACTCTCCAATCTTTACATCGCCTGTTAGCTTGGCACCTGTGAGATGACCGTATATCCATTGTTTTCCATCATTACCCAGTACAGTCACAAACTGGCCTATTCCATTGGTGTCTTGAACAACGTTTATGATTTTTCCAGGCACTACTACTGAAACGTTTTTACCAGAACCAACTTTATAATCAATTCCTGCATGAGACTTAGTAGTGCCATTGTAAGAACCATCAGTAGTTATATCATAGGCATAGCCAGTATTCATGCCAGCGGCATAACCGAGAAGTGCTGTCGAAAGTTGTTGATTGACTTGCTTAACCTCGGCTGTAGACTCTTTGATACCTGTGTAAATGTTGCCTGTAGTAAGATTGTTATCAAATTGATAGCCATCACCACTTTGTTTATCCCATTCTTGCTCAGTTGTTGGTAAAGGCATTGTAGTTACTCCAGTTGTAATGTTTTGTTCTGTATTTACATTGGGGAATAGAATTTATAGTTATGCGTTTCACATAACCCGCTTCGCACTCAGTTAATATGTGCTTCAAGGGTTAGATAAATTCATAACTGAACTCTAGGTAATCAAAATCTAGTAAGCGCGATCGCCTTTATCGTTTAGTTCATCAAAACTTAGTAGGTAATCAATATTGACTACCTACTAAGCTAGCTAGGTTTTAGCCGTTATCTCGACGAACTGAATCCCAAGCACTATCGCGCGATTCTTTGTCAGTGCTACCTGTACCTCGGTAGTCTTTGCCAGTATTGTTATCGCGAATAGTCGTCTCTCGTGAACCCTCAGTAGCAAAGGAGGACTGAACACTGTTGTTGGTATCAGTAGATACGTCGTAACGGGCTGTGTCTTTTGGATCGGACATCTTAGTTAATCTCCATTATTTTTGAAACTTGTGTCAAATCTCATCTTGA from Microcoleus sp. bin38.metabat.b11b12b14.051 encodes the following:
- a CDS encoding transposase, encoding MKVVNQDLNKLRRAAGITDRQSKYLLLSNRVNLNPEQIDKLELTLKKSECLRIAYEMKEKFREIYETHLTVKKGQKKLKQWLNHAQVFLREFASTIENHFEGICNYFIHRTTSGVMSGINNRIKLIMRQGYGFSNLNNFKNRVLACFSD
- a CDS encoding peptidoglycan DD-metalloendopeptidase family protein; protein product: MPLPTTEQEWDKQSGDGYQFDNNLTTGNIYTGIKESTAEVKQVNQQLSTALLGYAAGMNTGYAYDITTDGSYNGTTKSHAGIDYKVGSGKNVSVVVPGKIINVVQDTNGIGQFVTVLGNDGKQWIYGHLTGAKLTGDVKIGESIGTVKNQGTNSHFHIEVHNRGANGLFTSYIGGIPSQSRDFVLNNSMSPLQAYSEWKNQGNNGGGVTLPPSSSGGKVFTGGSGNDILNAQNTNDTLIGNAGNDTLYGEAGNDYLNGGAGNDYLDGYASRNSPDFDTLEGGAGADTFVLGNSRQGMFYLGTGQATIVDYNFRDDYIQLRGNRNQYRLTPQGNDTLVQTSGGDTLAVVKNVPDLSFNITPSRSDFKFV